The window AGGTGTCGTCGCCTGTGTGCTCGTAGACGGGGATTCGGCGTGCGTAGAGCGACATGGCCGGGGCGTGGAGGCTGGTGACGTCGGGGAGCGGAAGAGTATGCCACGCCGCTGCTTCCATCGCAATCCAAAAGCACGAAGCCCCGCGCTCCGAACCGGAAGGCGGGGCTCGTCCTGGCGGCGCTCGGGAGTGTCAGTGGCCTCCGCCCCAGCTCCCCATCCACAGCCCGGTGAGGAAGACGAGGCCGCCGCCCAGCAGCACCTGAACCACCGTCTTACCCAACGGCGACTTCATGAAGCGGTAGCGGATGTACGCGATCGCGACGAGCTCCACCGCGACCACGACGTACGCCATCGTGAGCGCCAGCTCGAGTGACGACAGCAGAAAGGGGAGCGTGTGCAGCGTCCCGCCGACGATGGTGGCGGCGCCGGTGATGGCGCCGCGCATCCACGGATGGCCGCGCCCGGTCGTGTGCCCGTCATCGGAGAGCGCCTCGGCCAGCCCCATGCTGATGCCCGCGCCGATCGACGCCGCCATCCCCACGATGAAGGCTTCGCGCGGGCTCCCCGTGAGCGCCGCCGCCGCGAAGAGCGGGGCCAGCGTGGATACGGAGCCGTCCATCAGGCCCAGGAGCGCGGGCTGGACCACCTGCAGGACGAAGCGCGAATCGGCTTCCCGCGTGGCGTTCATCGGAAAATCGTGGTGGGATGGGTGTGATGGCGCTCCGCTTCCGGAACGCGGTAGGAGCGGCCGGCTCAGGCGCCGCCGCACCCCCGGATGGCCTGCCGCAGGCTGGACTCCACCATCGCGCAGCCGATGTGCGCGGGAGCGCGGGTGATGGTGATGGCGAGCGTCCCGGCCTCTTCGTCCCAGCGGTATTCCGCCTCCACGTTGTGGTACGCCACGAGCCCGCTGGCGCCCTTCGGCGCGGGGAAACCCATGCTCTTGGCCTGCTGGATCAGGCAGTCGTACACCTCGCGCGTAACACCGCTGAAGCTCATCGTCGGGCAGGACATCCGCATCTCCCTGGGTCGGTTGCAAGTGCTCGCTCGCCACCCTCCGCGCAAGTGAAGTGCCGCCGGTGGCTCATTGGTACAGGGCAGCGCCCGCTCCGCGTCAACATCCGAACGACCTTCGATCGGCCTCTAGCCAGGCCGCAAAGGCTGCGTTACGGTGCGAGCGCGCACCGTACTCCTGATAGGAGCGAAGCATGCCGGGCAGCAGCGTCATCCACAGCGATCCGGAAATTCTTGGCGGCACGCCCGTGTTCGCCGGCACGCGCGTGCCGCTGAAGAACCTCACCGACTAACTGAGCGCGGGTCACCCGCTCGATGAATTCCTCGATGACTTTCCCGGCGTGACGCGCGAGCAGGCCGTGGCTGCACTGGAAGAGGCAACGGAAGCATTGATCGAGCGCGGAGGGACTGTTGGATGAGTGCATGACTCCCGGAGGTATTTGACCTTACCCGTCCAGGCGCCGATAATAGTCCCTTCCCGCCCCCGCTCCTCCGTGAGGGACCATGTCCGAGACGCTCGCCCCGCCCGTCGCCGCGCCCGCACCCACCCCTGCACCCGTCTCCGGCCCCTCCGCGCCGGGGCGGCTCCAATCGCTGGACGTCTTCCGGGGGATTACGGTGGCGGGGATGCTCCTGGTGAACAACCCGGGGACGTGGAGCGCGATCTATCCGCCGCTTGCGCACGCGGAGTGGCACGGGTGGACGCCCACCGACCTGATCTTCCCCTTCTTCCTCTTCATCGTCGGCGTGGCGATGGCGTTCTCGCTGCTCCCGGCGGCGGAGCGGGGGACGCCGCGCGGCGAGCTGATGAGGAAGTCACTGGTGCGCGGGATCAAGCTGTTTGGGCTGGGGCTCCTGCTGGCGGCCTTTCCCTTCTACAACCTGGACCTGGCGCACCTGCGCATCCCCGGCGTCCTGCAGCGGATCGGGGTGGCGTTCGTGGCGGCGTCGGCGCTGGTGCTCTTTCTCAAGCCGCGCGCGCAGGCCTGGGCGACGGCCGCGCTCCTGCTGGGGTACTGGGCGGCGATGCGCCTGATCCCCGTCCCCGGCTACGGGGCGGGCGACCTGGGCAAGGACGGCAACTTCGCGGCGTACGTGGACCGGGCCATCATCGGCACCGACCACATGTGGAAGTCGGCGAAGACGTGGGACCCTGAAGGGATCTTCAGCACCCTGCCCGCCATCGCCACGGTGATGCTGGGGGTATTCGCGGGGCGATGGCTGCGCTCCGCCCGCCCGCCGGCCGAGAAGGCGACGGGGATGTTCTTTGCGGGGAACGTGGCGCTGGTGGCGGGGCTGATCTGGCACGCCGCCTTCCCCATCAACAAGAACCTGTGGACCAGCTCGTACGTGGTCTTCACGGCGGGGATGGCGCTGAACTTCCTGGCGATGTGCTACTGGACGGTGGACGTGCGCGGCTACCAGCGGTGGGCGCGCCCCTTTCTGGTCTTCGGCGTGAACGCCATCGCCGCCTTCTTCCTGTCGGGCATCATGGCGCGCATTCTCGGCCTGGTGAAGCTCCCCGCCACCCCCGAGCCGGTCGCGCTGAAGACATGGATCTTCGACAACGCCTTCGCCTCCTGGCTCTCCCCCGTCAACGCCTCGCTCGCCTTCGCCCTCTGCTTCGTCCTCTTCTGGATCGGCGTGATGGAGGTGCTTTACAGGCGGCGGATCTTCTTCAAGGTTTGAGGGGAAAGTGCTAAGTGCTAAGTGCCAGGTCCTGAGCTGCTATCACTTAGCACCCAGGACTTGGCACTTAGCACTTCCGTTTACCGCCGCCCAACCCCGGGCGGAATCGTAATCGTCACCCGCTGGCCGGGGCGGACCTGCATCTCGAAGCTGGTCGCGGTCTGCTGGTTGCCGATGGGGTCGGCGACGAAGCGGAGGGTGCGCCCCTGCCCCACCGCGGTCGCGGGGATGCGCAGGTTGGCGGTGGCGGTGGCGCTCACCATCCCCAGTCGGGTGCGGCTGCTGCTCCCCGCCTGCACCACGTAGATGGTCATGTCGAACCAGGCCCGGTTCTCCACGCGCAGGGTGGCGCCCTGGTTGCCCGGAGCGACGCTCCCGGGCTGCCGGGACGAGGCACACCCCGCCGCCAGCAGGAGGAGCGCGAGAACGGAGAACGAACGACGAGTACGCATGGGCCTCATTCCAGTAAGAGGACTCCCGCGGCTATCTGCCGGGATACGGGAGCATCGGGACCTGCCAGCGGCGGAAGAGCGCCAGCCCAACCATCACCAGCAGGAGAAGGGCGAACAGGATCATCGTTCCGTACAGGCACCCGGTGACCCCGCAGCCGCCGGGCGGCGTGCGGTTCGGCCCGGGCTCGGGTGGAAGCCGGACGATGCCGTCCGGGAGGTCGTCGTTTTGCCGCAAGCGTGTGCCGGGTTGCGAGGGTTCAGCGGCCGAGCCGCTCGATCTGGTCTGACTCCACGACGACGGTGCCGCGCACCCCTTCCTTCGCCAGCCGCACCAGCGCCGCGGCCACCGTCGCCGCGTGGATCGCGCGGTACTTCCGCAATCTAGCCCGCAGCAAGGGTGAGAGGAGCGGCGCCACCTTCTGCGCCAGCGCCTCCGCCGGGCGCCTCTCCGCGCGCGTCCCCAGGAGGAGCGAGGGCCGAAGCAGCGCCACCCCCGCGAAGGGAAACCCCGCGATCGCCGCCTCCGTCTCCCCCTTTACGCGATTGTAGAAGACGCGCGACCCCGCATCCGCCCCCGCCGCGGAGACCAGGAGAAAGTGGCGCGAGCCCGCCCCCGACGCCACTCGCGCGGCGTGCACGGGAATGTCGTGGTCCACGCGCCGGAACGCCTCCTGTGACCCCGCGGCGCGGATGGTGGTTCCCAGGCAGCAGAACACGTCCGCCCCGCCGAACGCCGGCGCCTGCCCGTCCAGCAGCCGCTCCACATCTCCAGTGTGTTCGTCCAGCCTGGCGTGCGCCCGCCCACTCGCCCGCCGTCCCAGAACCGTCACTCGCCCATACTCCGAATCGCCCAGCAGCAGATCCAGGCAGTGCCCGCCCACCAGCCCCGTCGCCCCCAGCAGGACGGCGGCGCGCGGGGAACGGGGAGCACTCATGGCGACGCGTCGAGAACGGCGAGCAAACCTTGCTCGCCGTAGCTGATGATGCTCCTGTCACGAGTGACTAGCGTCGCACCCAGATCTCGCGCGGTCGCGATCAGGATGCGGTCCGCCGGATCGCCGTGCACGGTCCCAGGAAGAGAACTGCTGTCGAGTGCTACCTCGGGCGAGAGTTCCGCCAGTCGCACGCCAGGGACACCAAGCGCGCGCCGCACCCAGTCCTGTATCCCACGGGAAAGCGTGAGCCGCCCTTTCGCCTCGAGCATCCCAACTTCCCACACTGAGATCGCGGACACCCAGACCCGCCCGTCGGTCTGCGCCCGTTCCACAGCATCCAGCACCGTAGATGGAACCTCGTCCGTGCGCCCTTCCATCACCCAGATCCAAACGTGGGTATCGAGGAGAAGCGGAGCGGCGGGCATGTCAGGCATCCGCGTCCCACTCCTCGTCGATCGGAGAGATGAGATCCCCGTACGCCGTGACGCTCCCGGCCAGGTATCCGACCATGGATACGGGGGATTCTTCAAACGGAACGAGCTTGGCTACAGGGCGTCCGTACCGTGTGATTACCACTTCCCCGCGTTCCTGCCTCACCTGTTCGATAAGCTGCAGACAGTGCGTTTTGAAGTCTCCCGCGGGCACCCAACCGGCCTCATTCGCGGCGTAGGGCGGTGCAATCTCGCGGACACTCTGGCGCGGACGCTTCTTCGGCTCGTACATACCGCCTCCTTGTCGACCAACAATATACGACCAACAGTTCTGCCGAACAAGCTTAATGACGCCAGCTCACTCGCCGTACAGCCCGCGGTAGAGCGCGATGTTGCGGGTGAGGATCTTCACGTAATCGCGCGTCTCCTCGAAGGGGATGCGCTCGGTGAACAGCTCCGGGTCGCGCGCCTCGGGGAAGCGCCGCCAGCGCGCCACACGCCCCGGCCCCGCGTTGTACGCCGAGAAGACGTACGGGAGGTTGCGGTCGTAAGCGCGGATCTGCGCCGCCAGGTAGCGGATGCCCAGGTGGACGTTGATTTCCGGGTTGTAGAGCATCTCCGTGTCCCACCCGCGGATCCCCGCGCCGGCGGCCAGGCCGCGCCCCGTGCCCGGCATCACCTGCATCAGGCCGAGCGCGCCGACGGGCGAGCGCGCCCGCGCCCTGAAGACCGACTCCTGCCGCGTGAGCGCCGCCACCAGGAACGGATCCAGCCCGCGCTCGCGCGACTCCGCCTCGATGATCGGGCGGTACTGGAGGGGATAGAGGATGCGCAGGAGGCGCGCATTCGGCTTCTCGCCCTTCGCCTCCAGCGCCCGCGCGATCCGCACCCCGTGCACCGTCCATCCGCGCGCCGCCAGCGCCTCCCCCAGGGCGTAGCGCGTGGGGACGTCCTCGGGGGCGGAGCGCACCACGCGATCGACCTCCGCGTCCGCATCGGTGTGCATCCCGGCCTCGCGGAGGAGGTCGGCGGCGGAGAGGGCGTCGGCCATGCGCGTGGCGAGGTCGCGGTTGACCGGGGGGGCCGGGTCGAGCGCGGCGGGCCAGTATGGCGTGTTCAGCCGCCGCGCGGCGAGCACCGTGTAGTACGAGACCGGGGCGCGGGTGCGGAGCTCGGCCCAGCGCTCCCGCGCGCCGGCGGCGTTCCCGGCGGCCTGGTGCGCGCGCCCCGCCCAGTACGTCGCCTGCGCCCACCCCTCCGTCTCGCGGGTGTGCGCGCGCAGGCCGTCCCACAGCCGCGCCGCTCCGGCCGCATCGCCGCCCAGGAGCGCCGCGCCGCCCACGCGCATGGACGCCAGCGCCGCGCGCGGGCTCGATGGATGCCGCTCCATCACCTGCCGGTAGGCCGCGAGCGCCGCGGCGTCGCGGCCGGCATCGTCGTCCAGGTCGGCCATCAGATAGAGACCGTCGGCGGCCTCGGGCGCGTTCGGGAAGCGGGACGCCAGCTCGGCGAACGCGGCGCGCGCGCTCCCCGGCGCACCGCGCAGCCGCGCGCGCCCGAGGAAGTACAGCGCCAGCGGCCCGGTAGGCGCCGCGGCGCGCGTGATGGGAACCAGCGCCGTGGCGGCGTCGGCGTAGCGGCCCGCGGCGAAGAGCGCTCGGCCCATTCGAAGCTGCACCGCGTCGCGCTCGGCCGGGATGCCCGCGCCGGCCGCGAGCCAGGCGCGGAACTGGCCCGCCGCCCGGTCCGGTGCGCCGCGCCCCAGCCAGGTCTCCGCGAGCGCCATCCGGTCCGCGGGCGTGAGGCCGCCGATCCGCTCGATCCCCTCGCCCGCCTCACCCGCGCCCGCGCTGGTGGGCGCCGCCGCCAGCGCCGCGCGGAAGTCCTGGCGCGCGGCATCCGCATCGCCGGCGGCGGCGGCGGCGCGGCCGGCGGCGGCGCGGATCGCGGCCCGGTCCGGCTCCGAGCCCGCCTGCGCTCCAAGCGCGAGCACCCGTTCGCGCCCCGACCGCGGATCGCGCGCACGGATGTACGCCTCCACCACCGCGCCCGCCGCGCGCCCGGACGGCACCTGGGCCGCCGAAGAGACGAAGCGCCGCACGCGCGCCGTGTCTCCCGCGGGGGCGAGCGCTTCCGCGGCCAGGAGCGCCGCCCACCCCGCCGCGGCGGAGGAGCCGGGCCCCATCCGCCCCAGCGCCGCCACCCCTTCCTCCGCCCGCCCCGCGCGAAGCAGCACGAGTCCGTGCCGCAGCTCCGCGACGGTGCGTTCGGCCTGCGGCGCGCCTCGCGCGGGGTGGGCGCGCAAGTAGCGCTCGTAGGCGTCGGCCGCCTCTGCCCAGCGGCGCTGATCCTCGCGCGCGCGGCCCAGCAGGTACCACCCGTCGCCGCCGCCGGCAGAGTCCAGCCACGGCTTGCCGTCCAGCAGCGAGCGAACCGCGCCCCATGCGCCCCATGCGGCGTTGGCGCGCGCCGCCACCAGCACGAGCTCCGGGTCCGAGTCCGCCTTCACCAGCTCCCGCAGCCGCCGCGACGCCCGCCAGTGGCGCCCCTCGCGCAGCAGCCGGAGGACGTCGGCGGGAAGATCGACGCCGTACGCCGCCGCGGCTTCGGCGGGGGTCGGCGCGCTCTGGATGGGTCCGCGTGCCGCCGTCACCTGGGCTGCCGCCTCGGTCGTCTCGGTGCGCGGGTCCCGCCCGGTCAGCCGCGTGGCCGCCCAGATCAGCGGGAGCACGAGGAGCATCGCTGCGGCGAGGATGTAGCTCTGGCGACGGTTCATTCGAAAGGGACGACGGGTGACGGCACGCGCAAATTCGCTCGGGTGCGAGGCTTGCGAATCACGTGCCCTCACGGGGAGCGGCGGGTTCCATGGGTGCCAGCGGAGGAGCGATGGAGCACGAAGGAGCGTTCGGCGCCGCCGAGCAGTTCGTGCAGAACGGGGTGGAGTGGCTGCGCCTCGGCGTGGAGTCGATCGGCGCGCTGGTGATCGCGGCGGGGATCGTCGCGGCCATCGTCAGGGCCGCGAACCTCTGGCGCAGGGGCGCGCCGCGCGCATACACGGCCCTGCGGCTGACGCTGGCGCACTACCTGGCCGTCGCGCTCGAGTTCCAGCTCGCCGCCGACATCCTCTCCACCGCCGTCGCGCCCACCTGGGAGCGGATTGGGAAGCTGGCCGCCGTCGCCGTCATCCGCACGGGCCTCAACTACTTCCTCGCCAAGGAGATGGCGGCAGAGGAAGCGCACCTCCAGCGCCGCGCGGCGGACGGAACGCCGGAGGAGCTGCGGACGACGCCGTGAGGGGCCGGCAGGCCCCCTCCCCCCGACCCCCTCCCCCGCCTGCGGGGGCGCAGGGCGGGTGAGGGGGAGAACTGCATGTGGTGGACGGCTAATCTGGACTGGTGGGCGCGTTTGACTTACATCCGGAGGCGATCATGTGGCGCAGGATGCTTTGCGGGGTGCTGATGGCGGGGGCCTCAGCCGGGTGCGCGAAGGGGGAAGGCGCAGATCCCGGCGCGCAGAGGGCTGAAGCTGCCCCTTCCCAGCCGAGCGCGCTCGACAGCGCAGTCGTGCGGCTCAGCAACGGGACGCAGACCGATCGCGATTTTGCGGCGCTGGAACAGGCTGCCCTTCGCGGCGACTATCAGGCGCAACGGAACCTTGCGTGGTGGCTGTCCGACTCGACCACACCCGGGCACAGCCCACGCGTCGGGCGGAACCAGTTACTCGCCTGTGCATGGCGCATGGTCATCCTGCGCTCCGGATCAATGAGCGTCGATCGCAGCGACGCCGCCAACATGGAGATTGACTGCGGGCAAAGGCTCTCGTTAGCAGAACTCAGCGCCGCGACGGCGCAGGCTGAGCGCCTTTATGAGCGGATTTACCCCTCGCGTGAGGGTGGCGGTGTGCAGGGCCCGTAAAAACGCCGCCGAGGCGGCGCGCTGTCAGAATGCAGGAGACGAAGAGCGCGTCGACCCGATAAGCGTTCAATCGGGCCGGCGCGTTTCTGCTGGCCGCGCGAGATAGGCGCGCAATTCATCGCGCCCACGCCCGCACTGCACCGCCGCCGCCCCCTTTAAAACGTCAGGCGCCGCACCACCTCTCGCGCACCGCGTCGGTACACGGTAAGACATACTAGCTCGCCCTCAGGGTCGCGCACTTCCCACCAGCGCGTGCGGTTGCGCTTGCAGTACGTGAATGCTGGGCGCACAACAGACGACCCCTGCTCGGACGCTTGTGGCTCTTGCACATCCATCTTCCACCTCCAACTCTCTTGACCCTCGGCGCCCGGCAGGGCTAGCTTGGTTCATTGGGCGGCCTTTAGGTCGGTCCGTTTTCAAGGCTGGCCGAATCTTCTTAGCGGGAGAGCGGACAGCCTTTTCTCTTGCCCTGCTGGATACAATTTAGTATCCATAGGCGAGGATGTCAACCAACACGTATCCAGGCGAATGGATTTCAAAGAAGCTAGTTCACGGCTGACGACTTGCCACAACCTCGCGGATCTCGCCAGTGAAACAGGAATGTCGGAAGCCACCATCCGCCGTGCGCGACTGGAGCCCGGCAGTTCTGCCTACCGCTCACCACCACCGCAGTGGAGGGATGCGATCATCCGCTTGGCGGAGCAACGGATTGAACAGCTACGCGAGTTGGTTGCGGCCCTTCAAGCGCGACCCTGACCGACAACTGCTAACCCGGTGCACCTTTCCGAAACGAAAGACCCCAGCCGGTCCTAAGAGGTAAGTGACGAAAACCGTTCGAGATCTCGGCGACTTCCGCGCGGTTAAGTCTCTCCCACTAAAGAGCCAATTATGGATGAATCAAATTCCCACCGGGACCAAGTTACGACGTTCGAGATCGCTGGAGGGATCGGCCAAGCTGATATGTTTGCACGTGCTCACCCGGCTTCGCTCGAGGGCCCAGGCAAAGCCTGGGACCTGGCCAAAACAGTGATTGATCACGGTGGGTTCATGTTGTTGACAGTTAATGACATCAGCGCGGAGCACACCATCCGCGATTCTGTGATGGCCGCTCTCCTCAGAAGAACTCTGATCACAGCGGAGGGTGTACGCCTGCTAATCGCCAACGGCTTGGAGGAGTCCGCTTTTGCTTTAATGCGAACCCTAGTCGAACTAAAACTGAACGCTAAGCTCCTCAGGTCTGACCCGTCCGACAACCTCGCCCACCGTCTCGCGGCTTACCACTTCCTTCATGGAATGCGTCAACAGCAGCGTGTTTTGGACAATGCAGACACGCGTGCCATGTTGAAGCGAGGCACTGCAAACGATTTCGACTGGACCATCAATACTGCAAAGCGTCTCCGAGCCTTCTTCGAATCCGAGAACTTTGACAACGTGCGTGAGGCGTCGAAAACTCACCAGCACTGGCATGGGAAAAAGAATATTGAGGAGGCATTTGAGTGTGTTGGTAGCATATCAGACTACCTTCAAATATACAGCTTATTCTCGCCATTTGTTCACGCCGCTAATCCGGAAGCCGACTTTGCAGACGTGATTGACGGGAAGCCGGCTTTGAAACCTTTGGTACAGCGTGACCCATCCATGACAATTCACCTACTGGGGGGCCTTGTTCTCACCACTCTGGAGATCTTAAGACTATTCATCGACAGCAAAGAGGGTGCGAAGTACGACGACACCGTGAAAGTGACGGATTCCGCGACGGGTGAATCATTTATGATCAGTGGGATTTCCGCATTAGAGTTCGAAGCGGCGACGCTGTTCGAACCCTTCTTCAATCGAAAGGCAGAATCTCGAACCTCCTCGAGTGGTACCAGCGAATGAGCCTGAGCATAGGCGACTGTTTCTATTCACTCGCGGCGGAGGTTGTGTGCAGGATAGACTGTTTAGTTGCTGAATGATGCGGCAACACTGGTAATGTGAACAAGGAAGGGGCGCGGCTCGTCGGAGAGCCTCACCCCTTCCTTGTTTTACCCATACATCAACTATTGCAGAATCGGCAATCCGCCCCCGCCGTCGCTCCCCGCGCCGAGCGGGACCTTGATGCAGGCCGCGAAGTGCCCGCCGCCCTTGTCCGCCAGCGGGGGGACGATCTTGGCGCAGTCGGCGTCCTTGAGCGGGTGCGGGCAGCGCGGATGGAACGGGCACCCCGACGGCGGGTTGGCCGGCGAGGGGACGTCCCCCTGCAGCACCACGCGCTCCCGCTTGATCCGCGGGTCGGGGATCGGCACGGCGGAGAGGAGCGCACGCGTGTACGGCATCAGCGGGTTCTTGTAGAGCTGGCGTGAGTCCGCCAGCTCCACGATGCGCCCCAGGTACATCACCGCCACGCGGTCGGAGATGTGCTCCACCACCGACAGGTCGTGCGCGATGAAGATGTAGGTGAGCCCCAGCTCCCGCTGCAGGTCCTGCAGCAGGTTGATCACCTGCGCCTGCACCGACACGTCGAGCGCGGACACGGGTTCGTCGCACACGATCAGGTCCGGCTCCACCGCCAGCGCCCGCGCGATGCCGATGCGCTGCCGCTGCCCGCCCGAGAACTCGTGCGGATAGCGGACGGAGTGCTCCGGGCGCAGCCCCACCA of the Longimicrobium sp. genome contains:
- a CDS encoding heparan-alpha-glucosaminide N-acetyltransferase domain-containing protein gives rise to the protein MSETLAPPVAAPAPTPAPVSGPSAPGRLQSLDVFRGITVAGMLLVNNPGTWSAIYPPLAHAEWHGWTPTDLIFPFFLFIVGVAMAFSLLPAAERGTPRGELMRKSLVRGIKLFGLGLLLAAFPFYNLDLAHLRIPGVLQRIGVAFVAASALVLFLKPRAQAWATAALLLGYWAAMRLIPVPGYGAGDLGKDGNFAAYVDRAIIGTDHMWKSAKTWDPEGIFSTLPAIATVMLGVFAGRWLRSARPPAEKATGMFFAGNVALVAGLIWHAAFPINKNLWTSSYVVFTAGMALNFLAMCYWTVDVRGYQRWARPFLVFGVNAIAAFFLSGIMARILGLVKLPATPEPVALKTWIFDNAFASWLSPVNASLAFALCFVLFWIGVMEVLYRRRIFFKV
- a CDS encoding NAD(P)H-binding protein; this translates as MSAPRSPRAAVLLGATGLVGGHCLDLLLGDSEYGRVTVLGRRASGRAHARLDEHTGDVERLLDGQAPAFGGADVFCCLGTTIRAAGSQEAFRRVDHDIPVHAARVASGAGSRHFLLVSAAGADAGSRVFYNRVKGETEAAIAGFPFAGVALLRPSLLLGTRAERRPAEALAQKVAPLLSPLLRARLRKYRAIHAATVAAALVRLAKEGVRGTVVVESDQIERLGR
- a CDS encoding type II toxin-antitoxin system VapC family toxin — encoded protein: MPDMPAAPLLLDTHVWIWVMEGRTDEVPSTVLDAVERAQTDGRVWVSAISVWEVGMLEAKGRLTLSRGIQDWVRRALGVPGVRLAELSPEVALDSSSLPGTVHGDPADRILIATARDLGATLVTRDRSIISYGEQGLLAVLDASP
- a CDS encoding type II toxin-antitoxin system Phd/YefM family antitoxin yields the protein MYEPKKRPRQSVREIAPPYAANEAGWVPAGDFKTHCLQLIEQVRQERGEVVITRYGRPVAKLVPFEESPVSMVGYLAGSVTAYGDLISPIDEEWDADA
- a CDS encoding transglycosylase SLT domain-containing protein; amino-acid sequence: MNRRQSYILAAAMLLVLPLIWAATRLTGRDPRTETTEAAAQVTAARGPIQSAPTPAEAAAAYGVDLPADVLRLLREGRHWRASRRLRELVKADSDPELVLVAARANAAWGAWGAVRSLLDGKPWLDSAGGGDGWYLLGRAREDQRRWAEAADAYERYLRAHPARGAPQAERTVAELRHGLVLLRAGRAEEGVAALGRMGPGSSAAAGWAALLAAEALAPAGDTARVRRFVSSAAQVPSGRAAGAVVEAYIRARDPRSGRERVLALGAQAGSEPDRAAIRAAAGRAAAAAGDADAARQDFRAALAAAPTSAGAGEAGEGIERIGGLTPADRMALAETWLGRGAPDRAAGQFRAWLAAGAGIPAERDAVQLRMGRALFAAGRYADAATALVPITRAAAPTGPLALYFLGRARLRGAPGSARAAFAELASRFPNAPEAADGLYLMADLDDDAGRDAAALAAYRQVMERHPSSPRAALASMRVGGAALLGGDAAGAARLWDGLRAHTRETEGWAQATYWAGRAHQAAGNAAGARERWAELRTRAPVSYYTVLAARRLNTPYWPAALDPAPPVNRDLATRMADALSAADLLREAGMHTDADAEVDRVVRSAPEDVPTRYALGEALAARGWTVHGVRIARALEAKGEKPNARLLRILYPLQYRPIIEAESRERGLDPFLVAALTRQESVFRARARSPVGALGLMQVMPGTGRGLAAGAGIRGWDTEMLYNPEINVHLGIRYLAAQIRAYDRNLPYVFSAYNAGPGRVARWRRFPEARDPELFTERIPFEETRDYVKILTRNIALYRGLYGE
- a CDS encoding DUF1622 domain-containing protein — translated: MEHEGAFGAAEQFVQNGVEWLRLGVESIGALVIAAGIVAAIVRAANLWRRGAPRAYTALRLTLAHYLAVALEFQLAADILSTAVAPTWERIGKLAAVAVIRTGLNYFLAKEMAAEEAHLQRRAADGTPEELRTTP
- a CDS encoding DUF5677 domain-containing protein; translated protein: MDESNSHRDQVTTFEIAGGIGQADMFARAHPASLEGPGKAWDLAKTVIDHGGFMLLTVNDISAEHTIRDSVMAALLRRTLITAEGVRLLIANGLEESAFALMRTLVELKLNAKLLRSDPSDNLAHRLAAYHFLHGMRQQQRVLDNADTRAMLKRGTANDFDWTINTAKRLRAFFESENFDNVREASKTHQHWHGKKNIEEAFECVGSISDYLQIYSLFSPFVHAANPEADFADVIDGKPALKPLVQRDPSMTIHLLGGLVLTTLEILRLFIDSKEGAKYDDTVKVTDSATGESFMISGISALEFEAATLFEPFFNRKAESRTSSSGTSE